AGGCCACCTTGCCAGTGGGTGCCCTCCTCGCTCCACAGCGTGGTTTCGCCGCTGGGATGCCACCAGCGGCTGATGTGCTGCGCGGGGTCCACAGCGCCCAATAGCTGGGCGAAATCCAGGCGTTGAGTAAATTCCCAATCCGGCTGGCGGCCCTGTACGTAGGCGTGGCTGGGACGAATGCGCCATAACTGTTGTTGCAAGGCCTGGGGCGCCAGGCTGTCAGGCAGCGTGAGCACCTGCCCGCCCACCGACTCGGCTGCCAGCGCCAGCAACAGCAGGTTCGGCTCAAACGCGCCGCTGAGCGCCAGCCGCGACTGCTCGTTGTAGCCCTGCTGGCGTAAACCGTCAGCAAGGCGTTCGACGTCGCGCAACACGTCGATCCAGCGCCAGGCGTGCCATTGCCCTTGGCGCTTGTGCCGCAAGGCAATCTGCAGCGGGGTGAGTTGTGCCCAGTGGTGCAGGCGTTCCAGGGCGGCTTGGGGGTCGGGCACGCTCATAGGGGTGATGCTCCTATTGGGTGGTGGGCGTGCGGTGGTCCGCTGGCTGAAATAAGTCAAACGCTGAAGATCAAAATGTGGGAGGGGGCTTGCCCCCGATGGCGGTGTGTCAGGCACCGATCAATTGCTGCCCCTCCGCTATCGGGGGCAAGCCCCCTCCCACAGGGGTCTTGTGTGAAGCTGCCAAGTTGCGATAGCTGGCGCCCGGATGGTCCGGACCGAGCCGCGCACCGTCGCCAAACAACTTCTCACGCAAGGTACCCTGGGCGTATTCGGTCTTGTACACCCCCCGCTTCTGCAACTCCGGCACCAGCCACTCCACTGCGTCGACAAAAGTTTCGTGAGTCAGCGCATAGGCCAGGTTGAAGCCGTCCACATCGGTGTCCTCCACCCATTCCTGCAGCAGATCCGCCACCGTCTGCGGACCGCCGACAAACAGCGGGCCAAAGCCACCGATGCCGACCCAATCGGCCAGCTCGTTCGGCGTCCAGACCTTGTTCGGGTCCGCCGTGGAGAAGGCTTCCACCGCCGATTGAATGGCGTTGGTGTGCACATGCTTGAGCGGTTCATCCGGCTTGAAATGGCTGAAATCGATACCGGTCCAGCCAGAGATCAGCGCCATCGCGCCTTCATAGCTGACATAGGATTTGTATTCATCGAACTTGGCCTTGGCCTGCGCATCGGTCTGGGCGACGATGACTGTCTGCAGGTTGAAAATCAGGATTTTGCGCGGGTCACGCCCCGCCTCGGCTGCGCGCCGACGTATGTCGGCCACGGTCTTTTTCAGCAGGACCTTGGATGGCGCGGCGACGAACACGCACTCGGCCTGTTCGGCGGCGAATTGCTTGCCACGGCTGGAGGCCCCTGCCTGGTAGAGCACCGGTGTACGCTGCGGTGAGGGTTCGCACAGGTGAATGCCGGGCACCTGGAAGTGTTTGCCTACATGGCGAATCTCGTGGATCTTGCTCGGGTCGCTGAAAATTCGGCGCTCGCGGTCACGCAACACCGCGCCCTCTTCCCAGCTGCCTTCCCAGAGTTTGTAGCAAACTTCCAGGTATTCCTCGGCGTAGTCGTAACGTGCGTCGTGTTCGGTCTGGGCCTTCTGGCCGAGGTTCTTGGCGCCGCTTTCCAGGTAGGACGTGACGATATTCCAACCGACACGGCCCTTGGTCAGGTGATCCAGGGTGGAAAGCCTGCGGGCGAACGGATACGGATGTTCGAACGACAGCGACGCCGTCAGGCCAAACCCCAG
This region of Pseudomonas sp. MUP55 genomic DNA includes:
- a CDS encoding acyl-CoA synthetase, which translates into the protein MSVPDPQAALERLHHWAQLTPLQIALRHKRQGQWHAWRWIDVLRDVERLADGLRQQGYNEQSRLALSGAFEPNLLLLALAAESVGGQVLTLPDSLAPQALQQQLWRIRPSHAYVQGRQPDWEFTQRLDFAQLLGAVDPAQHISRWWHPSGETTLWSEEGTHWQGGLAVVLQQWLNSGHGLAFPESPASARRDRSEVAPTGLLLSPEALQRLADDIESRLAPHGTWRRRLCDWAIAHPQSGLRRLLKNRVRRLLGFQRLAYIWQPLKSTAEPTWLAEFKRKSA
- a CDS encoding LLM class flavin-dependent oxidoreductase, yielding MSRQIRLNAFDMNCVGHQSPGLWAHPRDRSWQYKDLEYWTDLAKILERGKFDGLFIADVLGIYDVYNGNGEAAIRQAAQVPVNDPLSLIAPMALVTEHLGFGLTASLSFEHPYPFARRLSTLDHLTKGRVGWNIVTSYLESGAKNLGQKAQTEHDARYDYAEEYLEVCYKLWEGSWEEGAVLRDRERRIFSDPSKIHEIRHVGKHFQVPGIHLCEPSPQRTPVLYQAGASSRGKQFAAEQAECVFVAAPSKVLLKKTVADIRRRAAEAGRDPRKILIFNLQTVIVAQTDAQAKAKFDEYKSYVSYEGAMALISGWTGIDFSHFKPDEPLKHVHTNAIQSAVEAFSTADPNKVWTPNELADWVGIGGFGPLFVGGPQTVADLLQEWVEDTDVDGFNLAYALTHETFVDAVEWLVPELQKRGVYKTEYAQGTLREKLFGDGARLGPDHPGASYRNLAASHKTPVGGGLPPIAEGQQLIGA